The Scleropages formosus chromosome 11, fSclFor1.1, whole genome shotgun sequence genome window below encodes:
- the LOC108926742 gene encoding transcription factor 12-like isoform X5, translating to MYCAYPVPGMGGNSLMYYYNGKSVYAPSPNSDDFNRDSPTFPSPKPPSSMFGSTFFDGSHNSPDPWNSSNGISQPGYGGMLGGSQSGNYGNLHSHERLNYPPHSVSPTDVSASLPPMSSFHRSSTSTSPYVTVSHSSPPNGAESVMAGNRGNATGSSQTGDALGKALASIYSPDHTSSSFPSNPSTPVGSPSPLAGTVGTTGSSQWPRAAGQTPSSPGFENSLHPLKNRVHQQLHEHLQDAMSFLKDVCESRMEDRLDRLDDAIHVLRNHAVGSTSSLPSDIQGLLGQAHSGSMAAIGANYPASALVPSRTPAMTGAHRDESSSHTGLSSSGPTPSTELNHQGDGLRGLAAGLPSQVAGALELKVESQEKDDLLENHSSDDVKSDDESDKRDVKTPRGGTRTSSINEDEDLNPEQKAERERERRMANNARERLRVRDINEAFKELGRMCQLHLKSEKPQTKLLILHQAVAVILSLEQQVRERNLNPKAACLKRREEEKVSAVSVDPQQAHSAVHPGLADTANPMGHL from the exons ATGTACTGTGCCTACCCTGTGCCTGGGATGGGCGGCAACTCTCTGATGTATTACTACAACGGGAAATCA GTTTATGCACCATCTCCAAATTCGGATGATTTCAACAGAGACTCTCCAACGTTCCCATCTCCCAAACCTCCCAGCAGTATGTTTGGAAGCACTTTCTTTG acGGGTCTCACAATTCCCCTGACCCTTGGAACTCATCTAACGGGATCAGCCAGCCTGGCTATGGTGGAATGCTTGGGGGCTCACAGTCAGGAAACTATGGCAATTTGCACTCACATGAGCGACTG AACTACCCTCCACACTCGGTTTCCCCAACAGACGTGAGCGCCAGTCTTCCTCCCATGTCCAGCTTCCAccgcagcagcaccagcacttCGCCCTATGTCACCGTGTCACACAGTTCTCCTCCCAATGGTGCTGAGAGTGTCATGG CAGGGAACCGTGGGAATGCCACTGGAAGTTCACAGACTGGAGATGCTCTGGGCAAAGCCCTAGCCTCT atttattcaCCTGACCACACCAGTAGCAGTTTCCCATCTAACCCCTCCACACCTGTGGGCTCGCCATCTCCCCTCGCTGGAACAGTGGGCACAACAG GATCCAGTCAGTGGCCCCGCGCTGCTGGCCAGACCCCCTCATCCCCAGGTTTCGAGAACTCTTTGCACCCCCTG AAAAACCGAGTCCATCAGCAGCTTCATGAGCATCTCCAAGATGCAATGTCTTTCTTAAAGGATGTCTGCGAG TCTCGAATGGAAGATCGTTTGGACCGGTTAGATGATGCCATCCATGTGCTACGGAACCATGCCGTAGGCTCAACTTCCAGCCTGCCTAGTGACATCCAGGGCCTTCTTGGACAAGCGCATAGTGGGTCCATGGCTGCCATCGGCGCAAACTATCCTGCGTCTGCGCTCGTGCCAAGTCGGACACCTGCTATG ACTGGAGCTCATCGTGATGAATCTTCCAGCCATACAGGACTGTCCAGTTCTGGGCCCACTCCGAGCACAGAACTCAACCACCAGGGAGATGGTCTCAGAG GTCTTGCCGCTGGTTTGCCTAGTCAAGTAGCAGGTGCCCTGGAGCTGAAGGTGGAGAGCCAGGAGAAGGATGACCTGCTTGAGAATCACTCTTCTGATGACGTTAAGTCCGATGATGAAAGCGACAAGAGGGATGTCAAGACTCCCAGAGGAGGAACTCGAACGAG CAGCATCAATGAAGACGAGGACCTAAACCCGGAGCAGAAAGCAGAGCGAGAGCGTGAGCGCAGGATGGCCAACAACGCCCGGGAGCGGCTGCGGGTACGAGACATCAATGAAGCCTTTAAGGAGCTTGGCCGGATGTGCCAGCTGCACCTCAAGAGTGAGAAGCCGCAGACCAAGCTGCTCATCTTGCACCAGGCTGTCGCTGTAATATTGAGCCTGGAGCAGCAGGTCCGAG AACGGAACCTAAACCCCAAAGCAGCCTGTCTTaaaaggagggaggaggagaaggtgtCAGCAGTGTCGGTGGACCCCCAGCAGGCACATTCAGCAGTCCATCCTGGCCTGGCTGACACAGCCAATCCCATGGGCCACCTGTGA
- the LOC108926742 gene encoding transcription factor 12-like isoform X7, with protein sequence MYCAYPVPGMGGNSLMYYYNGKSVYAPSPNSDDFNRDSPTFPSPKPPSSMFGSTFFDGSHNSPDPWNSSNGISQPGYGGMLGGSQSGNYGNLHSHERLNYPPHSVSPTDVSASLPPMSSFHRSSTSTSPYVTVSHSSPPNGAESVMAGNRGNATGSSQTGDALGKALASIYSPDHTSSSFPSNPSTPVGSPSPLAGTVGTTGSSQWPRAAGQTPSSPGFENSLHPLSRMEDRLDRLDDAIHVLRNHAVGSTSSLPSDIQGLLGQAHSGSMAAIGANYPASALVPSRTPAMTGAHRDESSSHTGLSSSGPTPSTELNHQGDGLRGLAAGLPSQVAGALELKVESQEKDDLLENHSSDDVKSDDESDKRDVKTPRGGTRTSSINEDEDLNPEQKAERERERRMANNARERLRVRDINEAFKELGRMCQLHLKSEKPQTKLLILHQAVAVILSLEQQVRERNLNPKAACLKRREEEKVSAVSVDPQQAHSAVHPGLADTANPMGHL encoded by the exons ATGTACTGTGCCTACCCTGTGCCTGGGATGGGCGGCAACTCTCTGATGTATTACTACAACGGGAAATCA GTTTATGCACCATCTCCAAATTCGGATGATTTCAACAGAGACTCTCCAACGTTCCCATCTCCCAAACCTCCCAGCAGTATGTTTGGAAGCACTTTCTTTG acGGGTCTCACAATTCCCCTGACCCTTGGAACTCATCTAACGGGATCAGCCAGCCTGGCTATGGTGGAATGCTTGGGGGCTCACAGTCAGGAAACTATGGCAATTTGCACTCACATGAGCGACTG AACTACCCTCCACACTCGGTTTCCCCAACAGACGTGAGCGCCAGTCTTCCTCCCATGTCCAGCTTCCAccgcagcagcaccagcacttCGCCCTATGTCACCGTGTCACACAGTTCTCCTCCCAATGGTGCTGAGAGTGTCATGG CAGGGAACCGTGGGAATGCCACTGGAAGTTCACAGACTGGAGATGCTCTGGGCAAAGCCCTAGCCTCT atttattcaCCTGACCACACCAGTAGCAGTTTCCCATCTAACCCCTCCACACCTGTGGGCTCGCCATCTCCCCTCGCTGGAACAGTGGGCACAACAG GATCCAGTCAGTGGCCCCGCGCTGCTGGCCAGACCCCCTCATCCCCAGGTTTCGAGAACTCTTTGCACCCCCTG TCTCGAATGGAAGATCGTTTGGACCGGTTAGATGATGCCATCCATGTGCTACGGAACCATGCCGTAGGCTCAACTTCCAGCCTGCCTAGTGACATCCAGGGCCTTCTTGGACAAGCGCATAGTGGGTCCATGGCTGCCATCGGCGCAAACTATCCTGCGTCTGCGCTCGTGCCAAGTCGGACACCTGCTATG ACTGGAGCTCATCGTGATGAATCTTCCAGCCATACAGGACTGTCCAGTTCTGGGCCCACTCCGAGCACAGAACTCAACCACCAGGGAGATGGTCTCAGAG GTCTTGCCGCTGGTTTGCCTAGTCAAGTAGCAGGTGCCCTGGAGCTGAAGGTGGAGAGCCAGGAGAAGGATGACCTGCTTGAGAATCACTCTTCTGATGACGTTAAGTCCGATGATGAAAGCGACAAGAGGGATGTCAAGACTCCCAGAGGAGGAACTCGAACGAG CAGCATCAATGAAGACGAGGACCTAAACCCGGAGCAGAAAGCAGAGCGAGAGCGTGAGCGCAGGATGGCCAACAACGCCCGGGAGCGGCTGCGGGTACGAGACATCAATGAAGCCTTTAAGGAGCTTGGCCGGATGTGCCAGCTGCACCTCAAGAGTGAGAAGCCGCAGACCAAGCTGCTCATCTTGCACCAGGCTGTCGCTGTAATATTGAGCCTGGAGCAGCAGGTCCGAG AACGGAACCTAAACCCCAAAGCAGCCTGTCTTaaaaggagggaggaggagaaggtgtCAGCAGTGTCGGTGGACCCCCAGCAGGCACATTCAGCAGTCCATCCTGGCCTGGCTGACACAGCCAATCCCATGGGCCACCTGTGA